A window of the Phycicoccus sp. M110.8 genome harbors these coding sequences:
- a CDS encoding DedA family protein encodes MGSFVHHILDAPTWVVLAIAAAVVFAEDALFVGFVLPGETAAVLAGVAARLGHAPLAAVVVTVVLAAIVGDSVGYEVGRQVGPRILRWSVLDKRRQRLDDAQDFLARRGGSAVFLGRWVAFFRAVMPALAGTARMPYRRFLLFNAAGGLAWGVAVVVAGYLAGASYAKVESTMGNDGALVVLALALAAYAVHLVRKRRSESRQEPGEPA; translated from the coding sequence ATGGGCAGCTTCGTCCACCACATCCTGGACGCCCCGACGTGGGTGGTCCTGGCGATCGCCGCTGCGGTGGTGTTCGCCGAGGACGCGCTGTTCGTCGGGTTCGTGCTGCCCGGTGAGACCGCCGCGGTGCTGGCCGGCGTCGCCGCCCGCCTGGGCCACGCGCCGCTCGCCGCCGTGGTGGTGACGGTGGTGCTGGCAGCCATCGTGGGCGACAGCGTCGGCTACGAGGTGGGTCGGCAGGTCGGGCCGCGCATCCTGCGCTGGTCGGTGCTCGACAAGCGACGCCAGCGGCTCGACGACGCCCAGGACTTCCTCGCCCGCCGCGGTGGCTCGGCCGTCTTCCTGGGCCGCTGGGTGGCGTTCTTCCGTGCCGTCATGCCCGCCCTCGCCGGCACCGCCCGTATGCCGTACCGCCGGTTCCTCCTCTTCAACGCCGCCGGTGGGCTCGCCTGGGGGGTCGCGGTGGTCGTGGCGGGGTACCTCGCCGGCGCGTCGTACGCCAAGGTCGAGTCGACCATGGGCAACGACGGCGCCCTCGTCGTGCTGGCGCTCGCGCTCGCGGCATACGCGGTGCACCTGGTGCGCAAGCGCCGCAGCGAGTCCCGGCAGGAGCCCGGGGAGCCGGCATGA
- a CDS encoding phosphatase PAP2 family protein — protein MRNAVATSGTGRGSGADEVDRQLALRAATAGLSVAVGSLPVLLLLLWVETKWSPLLELDDGARDGLHRFALGHPAFTSVMEAVSAVAGGLGWQVVSVVLVVWLLWRRRVRVAVFVLVANAGSSLLNTALKDVVHRHRPVVAHPFIHPPGQSFPSGHAQAAATGFTVLLFVLWPHLRAGWQRRAAVVVAVGATLLIGFSRVALAAHFVSDVVAGYAVGVTWTLVLAAAFHVWRPPAARAHSAPRSRGVSRQGD, from the coding sequence ATGAGGAACGCCGTGGCGACGTCGGGCACCGGGCGCGGCAGCGGCGCTGACGAGGTCGACCGGCAGCTGGCACTGCGCGCGGCGACAGCAGGGCTCTCCGTCGCGGTCGGCTCGCTGCCGGTCCTGCTCCTGCTGCTGTGGGTCGAGACGAAGTGGTCGCCACTGCTGGAGCTGGACGACGGGGCACGCGACGGGCTGCACCGCTTCGCCCTCGGGCACCCGGCGTTCACGTCCGTCATGGAGGCCGTGAGCGCCGTCGCCGGCGGACTCGGCTGGCAGGTCGTCTCTGTCGTGCTCGTCGTGTGGCTGCTGTGGCGGCGCCGCGTGCGGGTCGCCGTGTTCGTCCTCGTCGCCAACGCCGGGTCCTCACTGCTCAACACGGCCCTCAAGGACGTCGTCCACCGCCACCGGCCAGTGGTCGCGCACCCCTTCATCCACCCGCCGGGGCAGAGCTTCCCCAGCGGCCACGCGCAGGCAGCCGCGACCGGCTTCACCGTGCTGCTGTTCGTGCTGTGGCCTCACCTGCGCGCCGGCTGGCAGCGCCGGGCGGCAGTCGTGGTGGCGGTCGGGGCGACCCTGCTCATCGGCTTCTCCCGCGTCGCGCTGGCGGCCCACTTCGTCTCCGACGTCGTGGCCGGGTATGCCGTGGGGGTCACCTGGACCCTCGTCCTCGCCGCCGCCTTCCACGTCTGGCGACCGCCGGCGGCACGCGCGCACAGCGCTCCCCGTTCGCGAGGCGTTTCCCGACAAGGGGATTGA
- a CDS encoding HdeD family acid-resistance protein, with translation MSESSPSSLPGSSEAPPGLVPGLTPELRRRLGWAGVVVGVCSVVLGVAAIAWPGVTLVVVAVLFGAQLLVTGIRRILLGVAAPGLETWVRALLVVLGVMVTIAGLICMRNPFTSLAVIVVLVSVSWLLDGAGDLVSAFSGGREPGQRALLAVGGVLSVVGALVILFWPALALLTLTRVGGWILVILGVAQVATAARAVRSGHAAPPATAATPPAAPA, from the coding sequence ATGTCCGAGTCCTCACCGTCCTCCCTGCCCGGGTCGTCCGAGGCGCCGCCCGGCCTGGTCCCCGGGCTGACACCCGAGCTGCGCCGACGGCTCGGCTGGGCCGGGGTGGTCGTCGGCGTGTGCAGCGTCGTCCTGGGGGTCGCGGCCATCGCCTGGCCGGGGGTGACCTTGGTCGTCGTGGCGGTGCTCTTCGGGGCCCAGCTGCTCGTCACCGGGATCCGGCGGATCCTGCTGGGGGTGGCGGCGCCGGGGCTGGAGACGTGGGTGCGGGCCCTGCTCGTGGTCCTCGGGGTGATGGTGACGATCGCGGGGCTCATCTGCATGCGCAACCCGTTCACCTCCCTGGCCGTCATCGTGGTGCTCGTGAGCGTGAGCTGGCTGCTCGACGGTGCCGGGGACCTCGTCAGCGCCTTCTCCGGCGGGCGGGAGCCGGGCCAGCGGGCGCTGCTCGCCGTGGGCGGGGTGCTCTCGGTCGTCGGGGCGCTGGTCATCCTGTTCTGGCCCGCCCTGGCGCTGCTCACGCTCACCCGGGTCGGGGGCTGGATCCTCGTGATCCTCGGCGTGGCGCAGGTGGCCACCGCAGCCCGCGCGGTGCGCAGCGGCCACGCCGCGCCGCCCGCGACCGCGGCCACCCCACCGGCCGCGCCCGCCTAG
- a CDS encoding CYTH and CHAD domain-containing protein, translating to MDGSRHREVERKYVVDDETAVPVDGAPAGTRWTGPVEVRLEAVYFDTPDLDLLRRGVTLRRRTGGEDAGWHVKVPRAQGDRTELRHPLGRAVRSVPSAVVDEVRAIVRDRALAPVATVTTHRTEYALVTDLGVVATLCDDRVTADSAHGGGGRTTWREWELEVAEDALQPKQVLKSVHPHLRGAGARRSEDFSKVHRALGLSADLGPPTTKRPRTARDVVRGRLADQVSVLHQQDAALRAGDPAAVHRLRIAARRIRAALTTCEPVLAVALDDLREELRWFGQVLGPVRDAQVLRERLRASLDTLPPDLVLGPVRRRLDVELRRQERDALAAARLALRSERYYRLLDRLDDLVADVPLSPAAEGAPRRVLPVLVRRDARRLRRAVRAVDRAAADQRDAALHEARKKAKRLRYAAELARPAGSARAGKLVRRAKRVQEELGRHQDSVMAREVLRRLGAQAFLEGENGFTFGLLHGLERLAAADSQARFRQAWAQVPRPRVAESWVTRD from the coding sequence ATGGACGGCAGCAGGCACCGGGAGGTCGAGCGGAAGTACGTCGTCGACGACGAGACCGCCGTCCCGGTGGACGGGGCGCCGGCAGGGACCCGGTGGACAGGTCCGGTCGAGGTGCGGCTGGAGGCGGTCTACTTCGACACCCCCGACCTCGACCTGCTCCGGCGGGGTGTCACGCTGCGACGGCGCACCGGCGGCGAGGACGCGGGGTGGCACGTCAAGGTGCCCCGGGCGCAGGGAGACCGGACCGAGCTGAGGCACCCGCTCGGACGGGCGGTCCGGTCGGTCCCGTCGGCGGTCGTCGACGAGGTGCGCGCCATCGTCCGCGACCGCGCCCTCGCGCCCGTCGCGACGGTCACCACGCACCGCACCGAGTACGCGCTCGTCACGGACCTGGGCGTGGTGGCCACGCTCTGCGACGACCGGGTGACGGCCGACTCCGCCCACGGCGGGGGCGGACGCACCACCTGGCGCGAGTGGGAGCTCGAGGTCGCCGAGGACGCCCTGCAGCCCAAGCAGGTCCTGAAGTCCGTGCACCCCCACCTGCGCGGCGCCGGGGCCCGGCGGTCCGAGGACTTCTCCAAGGTCCACCGTGCGCTGGGTCTGTCCGCCGACCTCGGTCCCCCCACGACGAAACGGCCACGAACGGCACGCGACGTCGTCCGGGGCAGGCTGGCCGACCAGGTCTCGGTGCTCCACCAGCAGGACGCCGCCCTGCGTGCCGGCGACCCCGCTGCCGTGCACCGGCTGCGCATCGCGGCGCGGCGCATCCGCGCAGCCCTGACGACGTGCGAGCCGGTCCTCGCGGTGGCGCTGGACGACCTCCGCGAGGAGCTGCGGTGGTTCGGCCAGGTCCTGGGCCCGGTGCGCGACGCCCAGGTCCTGCGCGAACGCCTCCGCGCCTCCCTCGACACCCTCCCGCCGGACCTCGTCCTGGGTCCGGTCCGCCGTCGTCTCGACGTCGAGCTGCGCAGGCAGGAGCGGGACGCCCTGGCTGCGGCCCGCCTCGCCCTGCGCTCCGAGCGGTACTACCGCCTGCTGGACCGCCTCGACGACCTCGTCGCGGACGTGCCGCTGTCACCCGCCGCCGAGGGCGCGCCCCGCCGCGTCCTGCCGGTCCTCGTGCGCCGGGACGCGCGCAGGCTGCGGCGGGCCGTGCGGGCGGTGGACCGTGCCGCTGCGGACCAGCGCGACGCCGCCCTGCACGAGGCCCGCAAGAAGGCCAAGCGGCTCCGGTACGCGGCGGAGCTGGCTCGCCCCGCCGGCTCGGCCCGCGCCGGGAAGCTGGTGCGGCGCGCCAAGCGGGTGCAGGAGGAGCTGGGCCGGCACCAGGACTCGGTCATGGCGCGGGAGGTGCTGCGCCGGCTCGGGGCCCAGGCGTTCCTCGAGGGCGAGAACGGCTTCACCTTCGGACTGCTGCACGGGCTGGAGCGTCTCGCGGCCGCCGACTCCCAGGCCCGGTTCCGACAGGCCTGGGCGCAGGTGCCGCGACCGCGCGTCGCGGAGTCCTGGGTGACGCGCGACTAG
- a CDS encoding alkaline phosphatase PhoX: protein MKTITKASTAAVAGTAIVGAVLALGSGSATAESSTWVGGDVPAPNARVGVQNNVLAPGLRTTPVAWGALGLTNADTAAGITHYGYDTANGGPLTQDQKEAFKTEPDKNVYLTFAGHHYLYQGHEGGPRGYVTRIDLDQADPAKRVALMSDSDTSGGTLPTFDGITWNPFTRQLMLTAEAKAPHGGVWALSLDDSGNPVTGKAVGLPALGSGGYEGIQNDSAGNVWLVEDIGGASVSGGKKPNSFVYRFVPTDKADLTAGGTLQALQVQRHDGSPITAAQLAADPASSDIVALHDPRRSFATKWVDVHSGTAAFDATASAAAADATPFKRPENGVFRPGTGFGEFYFTETGDTSTSSTLPGANGGVFRIAQSSPSADTGRVSIVAVGDKAHSGLDNIAFAGRDDLLVVEDAGDGMHQQRNALDSGYRIDLRRAAQGDKKGARMTRWLAEGRDASALYDATTSPGYNDGDNEITGIHVSDGDPGVGGLLGAKLPHPFDGTWRVFWTQQHGDNVTWEVTGGAERR, encoded by the coding sequence ATGAAGACCATCACCAAGGCATCCACCGCCGCGGTCGCGGGCACCGCCATCGTCGGCGCCGTCCTCGCGCTCGGGTCCGGCTCGGCCACGGCCGAGTCGTCGACCTGGGTCGGCGGCGACGTGCCCGCGCCCAACGCGCGAGTCGGCGTGCAGAACAACGTCCTGGCCCCCGGGCTCCGCACCACGCCGGTCGCGTGGGGCGCCCTCGGGCTGACCAACGCGGACACCGCGGCCGGGATCACCCACTACGGCTACGACACGGCGAACGGCGGCCCGCTCACGCAGGACCAGAAGGAGGCGTTCAAGACCGAGCCCGACAAGAACGTCTACCTGACCTTCGCCGGTCACCACTACCTGTACCAGGGCCACGAGGGCGGCCCGCGCGGCTACGTCACCCGGATCGACCTCGACCAGGCCGACCCGGCCAAGCGGGTCGCGCTCATGAGCGACAGCGACACGTCCGGCGGCACGCTGCCCACCTTCGACGGCATCACCTGGAACCCGTTCACGCGCCAGCTCATGCTCACGGCCGAGGCCAAGGCGCCCCACGGCGGTGTCTGGGCCCTGTCCCTCGACGACAGCGGCAACCCCGTGACCGGCAAGGCCGTCGGGCTCCCGGCGCTCGGGTCCGGCGGCTACGAGGGCATCCAGAACGACTCGGCCGGCAACGTCTGGCTGGTGGAGGACATCGGCGGCGCGTCGGTGTCCGGCGGCAAGAAGCCCAACAGCTTCGTCTACCGCTTCGTGCCGACCGACAAGGCCGACCTGACCGCCGGCGGCACCCTGCAGGCGCTGCAGGTGCAGCGCCACGACGGCTCGCCGATCACTGCCGCGCAGCTCGCCGCCGACCCCGCGTCGAGCGACATCGTGGCCCTGCACGACCCGCGCCGCTCGTTCGCCACGAAGTGGGTCGACGTCCACAGTGGCACCGCTGCCTTCGACGCCACCGCGTCGGCCGCGGCCGCCGACGCCACGCCGTTCAAGCGACCCGAGAACGGCGTCTTCCGTCCCGGCACCGGCTTCGGCGAGTTCTACTTCACCGAGACGGGCGACACGAGCACCAGCAGCACCCTGCCCGGTGCCAACGGCGGCGTCTTCCGCATCGCCCAGTCCTCGCCGTCGGCCGACACCGGCCGGGTGTCCATCGTGGCGGTCGGCGACAAGGCGCACAGCGGCCTGGACAACATCGCGTTCGCCGGCCGTGACGACCTCCTCGTCGTCGAGGACGCCGGCGACGGGATGCACCAGCAGCGGAACGCGCTGGACTCCGGGTACCGCATCGACCTGCGGCGTGCGGCGCAGGGCGACAAGAAGGGTGCTCGCATGACCCGCTGGCTGGCCGAGGGCCGTGACGCCTCCGCCCTGTACGACGCGACCACCTCGCCCGGCTACAACGACGGCGACAACGAGATCACCGGCATCCACGTCTCCGACGGCGACCCCGGCGTCGGTGGCCTGCTCGGCGCGAAGCTGCCGCACCCCTTCGACGGCACGTGGCGGGTCTTCTGGACCCAGCAGCACGGCGACAACGTCACCTGGGAGGTGACGGGCGGCGCCGAGCGGCGCTGA
- a CDS encoding CHRD domain-containing protein, producing the protein MRTTSKLAGIAFGAAALVPFLGAGVAHAADGTTTATLRPVALNGVQGSGTAMVTVTGTRIDVTMRANGLLPDNPHAAHIHFGADARHECPTASDDKDGNGHLNTTEGGPAYGPVVVSLTKTGDTSPKSTLAVDRYDTAPGGNLSYERGSINVSPDVAQAIVDGKAVVVVHGVDYNKDGKYDGTAKSDLDPSLPTEATDPAICGTLLAAPAGGMQTGGGGTSGSTGDELMLLGGGLLIAAAGTGTLAARKVRNRA; encoded by the coding sequence ATGCGCACCACCTCCAAGCTGGCCGGCATCGCGTTCGGCGCGGCCGCCCTCGTCCCCTTCCTCGGCGCCGGCGTCGCCCACGCGGCCGACGGCACCACCACGGCCACCCTGCGCCCGGTCGCGCTCAACGGCGTCCAGGGCAGCGGCACCGCCATGGTCACCGTCACCGGCACCCGGATCGACGTCACCATGCGCGCCAACGGCCTGCTGCCGGACAACCCGCACGCGGCGCACATCCACTTCGGCGCGGACGCCCGGCACGAGTGCCCGACCGCGAGCGACGACAAGGACGGCAACGGCCACCTCAACACCACCGAGGGCGGCCCGGCATACGGACCCGTCGTGGTGTCCCTGACCAAGACCGGTGACACGTCGCCCAAGAGCACGCTGGCGGTCGACCGCTACGACACCGCGCCCGGCGGCAACCTCAGCTACGAGCGCGGCTCGATCAACGTCTCCCCCGACGTCGCGCAGGCGATCGTCGACGGCAAGGCGGTCGTGGTCGTCCACGGTGTCGACTACAACAAGGACGGCAAGTACGACGGCACCGCCAAGAGCGACCTCGACCCCAGCCTGCCGACCGAGGCCACCGACCCGGCCATCTGCGGCACCCTGCTGGCCGCGCCGGCCGGCGGCATGCAGACCGGCGGCGGCGGCACCTCCGGGTCGACCGGCGACGAGCTGATGCTGCTCGGTGGTGGGCTCCTGATCGCCGCGGCGGGCACCGGCACCCTCGCCGCCCGCAAGGTCCGCAACCGGGCCTGA